The genomic region GACTCGGCGCTCGCACTGCGCCGCGCCCGGCGCTTGACCTCAAGGCTGGCGGCGCTGGTGCCGATAAAGTGCGCGAAGTTGTATTTGCTTTGCCGCGAACGCAGCAGCGAGCGCGTCGAAGCCAGCTCCTGCTGCATGCTCAGGTAGCGCTCGATCAGCGGCGACAGGTTGCGCAGCTCATCGAACAGCGCAAAGCCAATCGCGCCGATGACCGCGCCGGCATCGTCGTGGATCGGCAGGCGCATCACCACCAACGGGCCCTTGGGGGTGTCCTGGATATCCAGCAGGATCGGCCGGTCGTTGCGCACCACCTGGCGCAACAGGCTGTTGGAAATCACCTGCTCGCAGGGCTGGCCGATGGCCTCATCGGCGCTGTGCAGGCCGAAACGCCTGGCGTAGCGCTCGTTCATCCATACGATGCTCGCATCGCGGTCGACGATGACCGTGCCTTCGCTGGACTGCTCGATGATCTCGAACAGCGACTGGATGGCCAGGCCGCGAACGTGTTGGTAGTCCTTGAGGCTGGTGCTCATGGAGGCAGAATCCTGTTGATCATCACAAAGGGATGTGCGCTGCAGCCAACAGCTCCTTGGTATAGGGGTGCTGGGGCGATTCAAACACAGCATGGCTGGCACCGCGCTCCACCACCTTGCCATCCTTGACCACGATCAGGTCATGGGCCATGGCGCGGACCACGGCCAGGTCATGGCTGATAAACAGGTAGGTCAGGCCGTATTTGTCCTGTAGTTCACGCAGCAGCGCCACCACTTGTTTCTGCACCGTACGGTCCAGGGCCGATGTGGGCTCGTCGAGCAGCATCAACGCCGGCTTGAGCACCAGGGCGCGGGCGATGGCGATGCGCTGGCGCTGGCCGCCGGAGAATTCATGGGGGTAGCGATGCCGGCTGGCGGGGTCGAGGCCCACATCCTTGAGCACCTGGATCACCTGCGCATCGCGCTCGGCCAGGCTGCAGGGTGCATGCACTTCCAGGCCTTCGCTGATGATCTGCTGCACCGACATGCGTGGGCTGAGGCTGCCATAGGGGTCCTGGAACACCACCTGCATCTGCTTGCGCCATGGGCGCATCTGCTGATGGTTAAGTGGGTCGAGGGCCTCGCCCTGGAAGCGGATGCTGCCGTTGGAGTCGAGCAAGCGCAGGATCGCCTGGCCCAGGGTGGACTTGCCCGAACCGGACTCGCCAACAATCCCCAGGGTCTTGCCGCGTTGCACGCTGAGGCTGATGCCGTCCACCGCATGCAGGTAGGTCTTGCGCCGAAACAATCCGCCGCCGAGGGGGAATTTCACGCTCAGGTCATCCACCTGCAACACCGTCTCGCGCTCATCGCCGCACAGCGCATCGCCCGCCGGCTCGGCGTCCAGCAGCAAGCGGCTGTAGGGGTGCTGCGGGGCCGTAAACAGTGTCTGGCAGTCGGCCTGCTCAACAATTTCGCCGGCATGCATCACGCAGACACGCTGGGCAATGCTGCGTACCAGGTTGAGGTCATGGCTGATCAGCAGCAGTGACATGCCCAGGCGTTGCTGCAAGGACTTGAGCAGCAGCAGGATCTTGCGCTGCACGGTCACATCCAGCGCCGTGGTGGGTTCGTCGGCAATCAGCAGCTCTGGCTCGCAGGCCAAGGCCATGGCGATCATCACCCGCTGGCGCTGGCCACCGGACAGCTGGTGCGGGTAGGCCTTGAGCCGTTCCTGGGGCTTCTGGATGCCCACCAGTTCCAACAGTTCGAGGATGCGCGCCTGTGCCGCCTTGCCGCCCAGGCCCTTGTGCAGCAGCAGGGTTTCGCCGATCTGCTTTTCGATGCTGTGCAGCGGGTTCAAGGAGGTCATCGGCTCCTGGAAGATCATCGCAATGCGGTTGCCGCGCAGCTTTTGCAGGGTGGCCGGCGACGCGCCCATCAGCTCCTGGCCGCGATACTTCACCGAGCCGGTGCTCAATGTGCCGGCTTCGGGCAGCAGTTGCAGGATCGAATGGGCCGTCACCGACTTGCCC from Pseudomonas synxantha harbors:
- a CDS encoding ABC transporter ATP-binding protein yields the protein MNLIEIRDLCVAFSGQTVVRNLSLDVRPGECLALVGESGSGKSVTAHSILQLLPEAGTLSTGSVKYRGQELMGASPATLQKLRGNRIAMIFQEPMTSLNPLHSIEKQIGETLLLHKGLGGKAAQARILELLELVGIQKPQERLKAYPHQLSGGQRQRVMIAMALACEPELLIADEPTTALDVTVQRKILLLLKSLQQRLGMSLLLISHDLNLVRSIAQRVCVMHAGEIVEQADCQTLFTAPQHPYSRLLLDAEPAGDALCGDERETVLQVDDLSVKFPLGGGLFRRKTYLHAVDGISLSVQRGKTLGIVGESGSGKSTLGQAILRLLDSNGSIRFQGEALDPLNHQQMRPWRKQMQVVFQDPYGSLSPRMSVQQIISEGLEVHAPCSLAERDAQVIQVLKDVGLDPASRHRYPHEFSGGQRQRIAIARALVLKPALMLLDEPTSALDRTVQKQVVALLRELQDKYGLTYLFISHDLAVVRAMAHDLIVVKDGKVVERGASHAVFESPQHPYTKELLAAAHIPL